In Carassius gibelio isolate Cgi1373 ecotype wild population from Czech Republic chromosome B2, carGib1.2-hapl.c, whole genome shotgun sequence, a single genomic region encodes these proteins:
- the nrbp2a gene encoding nuclear receptor-binding protein 2 yields MTMSVPENISGSGGKEEESEDESEILEESPCGRWQKRREQVSQGNVPGIESAYLAMDTEEGVEVVWNEVQFSDKKVFKSFEERIREMFENLMQVEHPNIVKFHKYWLDMRESRARVIFITEYMSSGSLKQFLKKTKKNHKTMNVKAWKRWCTQILSALSYLHSCDPPIIHGNLTCDTIFIQHNGLIKIGSVWHRLFVNVFAEAIHGNVHQHRDEVRNQHFFAPEYGMAGDDYAIDIFSFGICALEMAVLEIQANGDNAVSKEAIDHAGHSLEDPLMREFIQSCVLTEAKTRPTAHDLLFHRVLFEVHSLKLLAAHCFINNQYLLPENCVEEKTKSFDPNGVMAEINHRDRPGVHLKYSHVSPLELDKFLEDVKNGIYPLMNFASQRPHPIPRALSLSQEQMETVKTPTPEPQETETRKVVQIHCNLEANEEGTRSHLSLFLKMDDRLHRQLSCDVLPSDTPKDLASELVHHAFISEEDCEKLACFLEDALCKHWSGTSTSPTAMAVMY; encoded by the exons GTCAGTCAGGGAAATGTCCCAGGCATTGAGAGTGCATACTTGGCCATGGACACTGAGGAAGGGGTGGAGGTGGTGTGGAACGAAGTGCAGTTTTCAGACAAGAAGGTTTTCAAATCCTTTGAG GAGCGGATAAGGGAGATGTTTGAGAACCTGATGCAGGTGGAGCATCCGAACATTGTGAAGTTCCACAAGTACTGGTTGGACATGAGAGAGAGCAGAGCGAGG GTGATTTTTATCACTGAATATATGTCATCTGGAAGTCTAAAGCAGTTTTTGAAGAAGACCAAGAAAAACCACAAAACTATGAATGTGAAG GCATGGAAGCGTTGGTGCACACAGATACTCTCTGCACTCAG ttacttGCATTCATGTGATCCACCCATTATCCACGGTAACCTGACCTGTGACACAATCTTTATCCAGCACAATGGCCTCATAAAGATCGGCTCAG TTTGGCACAGGCTGTTTGTCAATG TGTTTGCTGAGGCGATTCATGGCAATGTGCATCAACATCGAGATGAAGTGCGGAACCAGCATTTCTTTGCTCCAGAGTATGGCA TGGCTGGAGATGACTACGCCATTGATATATTTTCATTTGGGATCTGTGCCTTAGAG ATGGCAGTACTAGAAATCCAGGCCAATGGAGACAACGCCGTTTCTAAAGAGGCCATTGATCATGCCGGACATTCACTTGAGGACCCTCTCATGAGG GAATTTATCCAGTCGTGTGTGCTCACAGAAGCCAAGACGAGACCTACAGCTCATGACCTGCTGTTCCACAGAGTGTTATTTGAGGTCCACTCCTTAAAACTGCTTGCTGCACACTGCTTCATCAATAACCAGT ATCTCCTTCCTGAGAACTGTGTGGAAGAGAAAACAAAATCTTTTGACCCTAACGGCGTCATGGCAGAGATTAATCATCGTGACCGGCCTGGAGTCCATCTAAA gtaCTCTCACGTTTCTCCTCTGGAGCTGGACAAATTCCTTGAGGATGTGAA GAACGGCATATATCCCCTCATGAACTTTGCTTCCCAGCGACCGCATCCTATTCCCCGTGCACTTTCATTGTCACAGGAACAGATGGAGACTGTGAAGACCCCAACCCCAGAACCACAGGAGACTGAAACCAGAAAG GTTGTCCAGATCCACTGTAATTTGGAAGCAAATGAGGAAGGCACAAGGAGTCAT ctctctctctttttaaaaatGGATGACCGGCTTCACCGGCAGCTTAGCTGTGATGTTTTGCCAT ctgaCACCCCCAAAGATTTGGCTAGTGAGTTGGTTCACCATGCCTTCATCAGTGAG GAAGACTGCGAGAAGTTGGCATGTTTTCTTGAGGATGCATTATGTAAGCACTGGTCAGGGACATCCACCTCCCCTACTGCCATGGCTGTGATGTACTAA